One Kangiella geojedonensis DNA segment encodes these proteins:
- a CDS encoding thiamine pyrophosphate-dependent enzyme yields MLDRASVIDQNFLIALKTAKFPSKLSNISASITQLSPQEFVQLFESQLISRHLDLRARILKDQGIGFYTIGSSGHEGNAVLGRAFRHDDMAFLHYRSGALMAERSRKVHNIDPIKDQILSLVAAKDDPISQGRHKVFGSAKLFVPPQTSTIASHLPKAMGAAWSLGRAHRTGFQSSVPSDGVILCNFGDASFNHATSQSAFNAAQYLAYKGEPLPLVYICEDNGIGISVSTPDNWIENNVKNRESIEYIQCNGLHLPDAYLAAQEAEEIARYERRPVFLHMKTVRLMGHAGNDTESMYHTVEHIEATEAQDPLLHSARLCIEAGYLSTDDILTLYENTRQKVEKTAEEAIKLPKLSSAEEVCASVAPERPRKDKPALPTISKRHELFDIGRQFKFLDKPRSMAQLINYALTDLMAQYPNIIMFGEDVGKKGGVYSVSTNLQKRFSEDRVFDTMLDETSILGNAIGAAHLGYLPIPEIQFLAYTHNAVDQIRGEASTLSFFSNNQFTNPMVIRIAGLAYQKGFGGHFHNDNSIAFLREIPGVILACPSHGQDAAKMLREAVRLADEQKRVVIFLEPIALYHAKDLHETGDNGWLGVYPEPDEVVNFGEPALYPNAGKKPSKTLIISYGNGLYLSQQAQKILNDKYKTAVDVMDIRWLSPLNHKGIADIAKNYQNVLVVDECRKTGSLSEELITGLVENLDKTPTIKRITGHDTFIPIGTSWEFVLPSKEDIVKAIKELM; encoded by the coding sequence ATGCTCGACCGTGCCAGTGTCATCGATCAGAACTTCCTAATCGCACTCAAAACCGCAAAATTCCCAAGTAAACTCAGCAACATATCGGCCAGCATCACCCAGCTTTCGCCGCAAGAGTTTGTGCAGTTATTTGAGTCACAATTGATTAGTCGCCACCTCGATTTACGGGCAAGAATCCTTAAGGATCAAGGCATTGGCTTTTATACGATTGGCAGTAGTGGGCACGAAGGTAACGCAGTGTTAGGACGAGCCTTTAGGCACGATGACATGGCCTTTCTTCACTACCGCTCTGGTGCGCTTATGGCTGAGCGCTCGCGTAAAGTTCACAATATTGACCCTATCAAGGACCAAATCTTATCCTTAGTCGCAGCAAAAGATGATCCTATTTCACAGGGCCGCCATAAGGTGTTTGGTTCGGCAAAGTTATTTGTGCCACCACAAACCAGCACCATCGCATCACACTTACCCAAAGCAATGGGCGCGGCTTGGTCTTTGGGACGTGCACATAGGACAGGCTTTCAATCGAGCGTGCCTAGCGATGGTGTTATCTTATGCAACTTTGGTGATGCCAGCTTTAACCACGCTACCTCACAGTCAGCCTTCAATGCGGCTCAATACTTAGCTTATAAAGGCGAGCCTTTACCCTTAGTCTATATTTGTGAAGATAATGGCATTGGTATTTCTGTATCAACTCCTGATAATTGGATCGAAAATAACGTCAAAAACCGCGAAAGTATCGAGTATATTCAGTGTAATGGCTTACACCTTCCCGATGCCTACCTAGCCGCACAAGAAGCGGAAGAAATTGCCCGTTATGAGCGCCGTCCCGTGTTTTTACATATGAAGACTGTGCGCCTGATGGGTCATGCAGGTAATGACACGGAGAGCATGTATCACACCGTTGAGCACATCGAAGCAACCGAAGCACAAGATCCTTTACTTCACTCCGCTCGTTTGTGTATCGAAGCTGGTTATTTATCAACGGATGATATTTTGACTCTGTATGAAAATACTCGTCAGAAAGTAGAAAAGACGGCGGAAGAAGCCATCAAACTGCCGAAACTTTCTAGCGCTGAAGAAGTGTGTGCATCAGTTGCGCCAGAACGTCCAAGAAAAGACAAACCGGCATTACCGACCATCAGCAAGCGTCATGAACTCTTTGATATTGGCCGCCAGTTCAAATTTTTAGACAAGCCCAGAAGTATGGCACAACTCATCAATTACGCTCTAACTGATCTGATGGCGCAATACCCAAACATCATCATGTTTGGTGAAGATGTGGGGAAAAAAGGTGGTGTTTATAGCGTATCCACCAACTTACAAAAACGGTTTAGCGAAGATCGTGTGTTTGACACCATGCTGGACGAAACTAGCATTTTAGGCAACGCAATTGGTGCCGCTCACCTTGGCTACTTGCCGATTCCAGAGATCCAGTTCCTCGCTTATACGCACAATGCGGTTGACCAAATCCGTGGTGAAGCTTCTACCTTATCCTTCTTCTCAAATAACCAGTTTACCAACCCGATGGTGATTCGTATCGCTGGCTTAGCCTACCAAAAAGGCTTTGGTGGTCACTTCCACAACGATAACTCCATTGCGTTCTTACGAGAAATCCCAGGCGTGATACTAGCCTGTCCTTCTCACGGTCAAGATGCAGCCAAAATGTTACGCGAAGCCGTTCGACTTGCTGACGAGCAAAAACGCGTAGTGATCTTCTTGGAGCCTATCGCGCTGTATCATGCCAAAGACTTACATGAAACTGGTGATAATGGATGGCTTGGTGTTTACCCAGAGCCGGATGAAGTGGTTAACTTTGGCGAGCCTGCCTTATATCCAAATGCAGGCAAAAAGCCAAGCAAGACCTTAATCATTAGTTACGGCAACGGCCTCTACTTATCTCAACAAGCGCAGAAAATCTTAAACGACAAATACAAAACAGCCGTTGATGTGATGGACATTCGATGGCTATCACCGCTGAATCATAAAGGGATAGCTGATATCGCGAAAAACTACCAAAACGTTTTGGTCGTCGATGAATGTCGTAAAACAGGTTCTTTGAGCGAGGAATTAATTACGGGACTAGTTGAAAACTTAGACAAAACACCAACAATCAAACGAATCACTGGCCACGATACCTTTATTCCAATCGGCACCTCTTGGGAGTTTGTATTACCTAGTAAAGAGGATATTGTAAAAGCGATTAAGGAGCTGATGTAA
- a CDS encoding PLP-dependent cysteine synthase family protein yields MKVYNNILEMVGNTPMIKLQKMDTGKCQLFGKLESQNPGASIKDRIAITMIETAEKEGWIKPGDTLIEATAGNTGLGLAMVASQKGYKLKIVMPDKMSMEKEYNLRAFGAEVMRTRSDVGKGHPEYYQDVAKRLSEENGWYFINQFSNSSNIAAHYMTTAPEMWEQLDGKIDAVVLGVGSGGTVTGVGRFLKEQNPDIDIVLADPEGSILTHYHETGEMIEAGSWVIEGIGEDFIPDICDMSLFTKAYTVTDKESLNTARELMLKESVMGGSSTGTLVAAALKYCQDQTEPKNVVTLICDTGNRYLSKMYNDEWMKEQGFLS; encoded by the coding sequence ATGAAAGTTTATAACAATATTCTTGAGATGGTTGGCAACACGCCAATGATTAAGCTACAGAAAATGGACACGGGTAAGTGTCAGTTGTTTGGTAAGCTTGAGTCGCAAAACCCAGGCGCTTCGATTAAAGATCGTATCGCTATCACGATGATTGAGACGGCTGAGAAAGAAGGCTGGATAAAGCCTGGCGACACCTTAATTGAAGCGACGGCGGGTAACACAGGCCTAGGCCTAGCCATGGTTGCCTCGCAGAAGGGTTATAAACTAAAAATCGTCATGCCAGATAAAATGAGCATGGAAAAAGAATATAACCTACGTGCTTTTGGTGCCGAGGTGATGCGTACGCGTTCAGACGTTGGTAAAGGTCACCCTGAGTATTACCAAGATGTTGCGAAGCGTTTGTCGGAAGAGAATGGCTGGTACTTCATTAACCAATTCTCGAACTCGTCGAATATTGCAGCACACTACATGACCACAGCTCCAGAAATGTGGGAGCAGTTAGACGGTAAGATTGACGCGGTGGTTCTAGGTGTTGGCTCTGGTGGTACGGTAACTGGCGTTGGTCGTTTCTTAAAAGAGCAGAACCCTGATATTGATATCGTATTAGCCGATCCAGAGGGTTCAATTTTAACCCACTATCATGAAACGGGTGAAATGATCGAAGCGGGTAGCTGGGTTATTGAAGGAATTGGTGAAGACTTTATTCCTGATATTTGTGACATGAGCTTGTTTACAAAAGCTTATACCGTGACTGACAAAGAGTCTTTAAACACCGCGCGCGAATTGATGTTAAAAGAATCCGTGATGGGTGGTTCTTCGACAGGGACTTTAGTAGCTGCGGCACTGAAGTATTGCCAAGACCAAACTGAACCTAAAAATGTTGTGACACTGATTTGTGATACGGGCAATCGCTACTTGTCGAAAATGTACAACGATGAGTGGATGAAAGAGCAGGGCTTTCTATCATGA
- a CDS encoding tetratricopeptide repeat protein, which translates to MKNITFLLAVALLALCSCKTLEPIDPQVQNDEVYTKAFNQLLVESSSVPFDKLFESYLNSSYFLDNGNAFNNFVKLESDIYSGKVACESVDFVSRLKALPLSIRVHQLAADCAQRSNDSTAIEFHEKLIDYLVLGYFSKGDAKNYYSAVDVSAFGEPTDLVQALGYEVVEYYIQPYASGSMFSYVLVANSEDTGKQRRFHFNLWDALDVLYLAAEEPVDIYSLDYLPIRAFEELRETNSAFDLGTARVLWSQKNDIAVERLLSSVNAGNSMAQQMLADKLIIGEKIEGYDTDDAIDQLISASEAGLATAFARLSVIFKHGINTDIDIKVAKQLEQKSVVLMGEELTLAEMALITVIYGLSEEERVEAFKRAASAGSGKSAFYLYNYFTDKNEEVKAQKYLELAANLDYAEALILKGSLLAMDDSAKWEDVEEEFFELLNQAKLQHHPKADFILSRYLQASDKTKSFQYLEQAAKKGLVVAQYDLAKAYDNGKIISQSFVDSNRWLNMAVKQGHLPAIVRLGYNYEKGIGVEKDLETAVEFYSLAAEQGHALGMFNYGYMLLKGRGVEKNYSLAVEWLEKAAENGHASANNELALMYKEGEYFEQNYKKANQLFLLAAEKGEMYAMYNLGMSYEEGLGVPKDIKTAMEWYLKAQAKGHSAAAIRRFNLLKGQSD; encoded by the coding sequence ATGAAAAATATTACATTTTTACTAGCTGTCGCTCTTTTGGCACTATGTTCTTGTAAAACACTTGAGCCGATAGATCCTCAAGTGCAAAACGATGAAGTCTATACCAAAGCATTTAATCAGCTGCTTGTCGAGTCAAGCTCAGTACCTTTTGATAAGTTGTTTGAGAGTTACTTAAACTCAAGTTACTTTCTTGATAATGGCAATGCATTTAATAACTTTGTGAAACTGGAAAGTGATATATACAGTGGCAAAGTTGCCTGTGAGTCAGTGGACTTCGTAAGTAGATTAAAGGCGTTACCTCTCTCTATTCGTGTACATCAACTGGCGGCTGACTGCGCGCAAAGGTCTAACGATAGTACTGCAATCGAGTTTCATGAAAAGCTTATTGACTACTTGGTTCTCGGTTATTTTAGCAAAGGCGATGCAAAAAATTACTATAGTGCGGTAGATGTTTCAGCTTTTGGTGAGCCAACGGATCTTGTACAAGCGCTTGGGTATGAGGTCGTTGAGTATTACATTCAGCCCTATGCATCTGGCTCTATGTTCTCATACGTTCTTGTAGCAAACTCTGAAGACACTGGTAAACAGAGGCGGTTTCACTTTAATCTGTGGGATGCTCTAGATGTTTTGTACTTGGCCGCTGAAGAGCCAGTTGATATTTATTCACTAGATTATTTGCCTATTCGAGCATTCGAGGAGTTGAGAGAAACAAATTCTGCATTCGATTTGGGAACAGCTCGTGTCTTGTGGTCACAAAAGAATGACATAGCTGTGGAGCGCTTACTGAGCTCAGTAAATGCTGGCAACTCAATGGCCCAACAAATGTTAGCTGACAAGCTGATCATTGGCGAAAAAATAGAAGGGTATGACACAGACGATGCGATTGATCAGCTGATTTCAGCCTCAGAGGCTGGCCTAGCCACTGCTTTTGCCAGACTTTCTGTGATTTTTAAGCATGGAATTAATACCGATATAGATATCAAGGTTGCTAAGCAGTTAGAACAGAAGTCTGTGGTACTTATGGGAGAAGAGCTGACATTAGCTGAAATGGCATTAATAACTGTTATTTACGGTTTGTCAGAGGAGGAAAGAGTTGAAGCGTTTAAAAGAGCGGCTTCAGCTGGAAGCGGCAAAAGTGCTTTTTACCTATACAATTACTTCACAGATAAAAATGAAGAGGTTAAAGCACAAAAGTATCTTGAGTTGGCTGCTAACTTAGATTATGCAGAAGCTTTAATTCTCAAAGGCTCACTTCTTGCAATGGATGATTCTGCGAAGTGGGAAGATGTAGAAGAAGAGTTTTTTGAGTTACTTAATCAAGCAAAGCTACAGCACCACCCTAAAGCTGACTTTATCCTATCTAGGTACCTTCAAGCTAGTGATAAAACTAAGTCATTCCAGTATTTAGAACAAGCAGCAAAAAAAGGGCTCGTAGTTGCCCAATATGATTTAGCAAAAGCCTATGATAATGGAAAAATTATTAGTCAGAGTTTTGTGGATTCTAATCGCTGGCTTAATATGGCCGTTAAACAGGGGCACCTGCCTGCGATAGTAAGGCTTGGTTATAATTATGAAAAAGGGATAGGTGTCGAGAAGGATTTAGAAACAGCGGTTGAGTTCTATAGCTTAGCTGCTGAACAAGGTCATGCCTTAGGGATGTTCAATTATGGCTATATGCTACTTAAAGGTCGTGGTGTAGAAAAAAACTATTCACTTGCTGTTGAGTGGCTAGAAAAAGCTGCTGAAAATGGACACGCTTCGGCTAATAACGAATTGGCTTTAATGTACAAGGAAGGTGAGTACTTTGAACAAAATTATAAAAAAGCTAATCAGTTATTCTTGTTGGCGGCAGAAAAAGGAGAAATGTATGCTATGTATAATTTAGGTATGTCATACGAGGAAGGTTTGGGTGTGCCGAAAGATATCAAAACTGCGATGGAGTGGTATTTAAAAGCTCAGGCTAAGGGGCATTCTGCAGCAGCCATCAGGCGTTTTAATTTATTGAAAGGTCAGTCTGATTAA
- a CDS encoding DUF3857 domain-containing transglutaminase family protein, with protein MNGLYKIIILWVFFGANVFAEEPIELDKTYSIQPTPNWVTQQEIPKKTNQNGNYGVTYYLLERQLDFGSESQDYFRLVYSIDQKEALVDNSQVIINYNPSFQELEVHHVNVIRNGNIVNRLTLKDITVAQSEDTEESLMLTGKATASTQIKGLQVDDIVDFSYTIKGQNPIFEGKTFFRQNLGWSSPIEKLFVKAVSDKSLQIKTTAYPEKLKTEKQGGRYHYSLSVDNVATKKSLDGIPNRILYFPYIQGSEFDSWEEVVEWALPHYQDKFQLNSSLLSIADGWKQTFPDDLESQVTAAIQYVQDDIRYFGIELGVNSHKPHHPNTVFDRKYGDCKDKTVMLVALLKELGVTAYPALVSTDLNSGFEQMLPSPGVFDHVIVGIKYDDKYYFVDPTKSAQRGSLNSISLLPFEKVLIIDSELEQGIVEIPQHSYDHKIHIEEQFKVSSMSEPASYLISSTYYGVEADRIRSWYKVNSESVIQDNYYNFYKKIYPTLKINEGIDISDDENLNVIIIKESYLVPSLWSFGSNHYYSDFSSYEMKNHIYYPERPERKAALAIPFPKDVTHHIKVELPNTFTLDTEKDTKKISHEDFSFKRSVAIQKNSMDLNFDYKVHDKEVDVEKLPSYYESLLELQNNLNYRLVFPANKSQQKQQRKKRLQNLIKG; from the coding sequence ATGAATGGATTATATAAAATAATAATACTATGGGTATTTTTTGGCGCTAACGTTTTTGCTGAAGAGCCGATAGAACTCGATAAGACTTATTCGATTCAACCAACTCCGAACTGGGTGACACAGCAAGAAATCCCTAAAAAAACTAACCAGAATGGTAATTATGGTGTCACTTATTATTTGCTTGAGCGGCAGCTAGATTTTGGTAGCGAATCCCAAGATTACTTTAGATTGGTCTATTCGATAGACCAAAAAGAAGCACTGGTAGATAACTCGCAAGTTATTATTAATTATAACCCTAGCTTTCAAGAGCTAGAGGTACACCATGTTAATGTGATCCGAAATGGAAATATTGTAAACCGATTGACTTTGAAGGATATCACCGTAGCTCAAAGTGAGGATACTGAAGAAAGCTTGATGTTGACAGGTAAAGCAACGGCTTCTACACAAATAAAAGGATTACAAGTAGATGATATCGTAGACTTTTCTTATACCATAAAAGGTCAAAACCCAATTTTTGAGGGGAAAACATTTTTTAGACAAAACTTAGGCTGGTCATCGCCGATTGAAAAGCTTTTTGTGAAAGCAGTTTCTGACAAGTCACTGCAAATTAAAACAACGGCTTACCCTGAAAAGCTTAAGACAGAAAAGCAGGGTGGAAGGTATCACTATAGCTTATCAGTTGACAACGTAGCCACCAAAAAGTCGTTAGATGGAATCCCTAATAGAATACTGTATTTTCCCTACATCCAAGGTAGTGAGTTTGACTCATGGGAGGAGGTTGTTGAATGGGCGCTCCCACATTACCAAGATAAGTTTCAACTAAATAGTTCCTTGCTCAGTATCGCTGATGGTTGGAAACAGACGTTCCCAGATGATTTAGAGTCTCAAGTAACAGCGGCTATTCAGTATGTACAGGATGATATCCGTTATTTCGGTATTGAGCTTGGAGTTAATTCTCATAAACCACATCATCCTAATACCGTTTTTGATAGAAAATACGGAGACTGTAAAGATAAAACAGTAATGCTGGTTGCGTTACTTAAAGAGTTGGGGGTGACTGCGTACCCTGCTTTAGTGTCGACGGATTTAAATAGTGGCTTTGAACAGATGTTGCCAAGCCCTGGCGTATTTGATCATGTCATTGTTGGTATAAAGTATGACGATAAGTATTACTTTGTGGACCCCACTAAGTCAGCTCAAAGAGGTAGCTTAAATTCCATAAGTCTTTTGCCTTTTGAGAAAGTACTCATCATCGACTCGGAATTAGAGCAGGGTATTGTAGAAATACCGCAGCATAGTTATGACCATAAAATCCATATTGAAGAGCAATTTAAGGTAAGCAGTATGTCGGAGCCTGCGAGTTACTTAATATCTTCTACTTACTATGGCGTTGAGGCTGATAGAATTCGAAGCTGGTATAAGGTCAATAGCGAAAGCGTAATTCAAGATAATTATTATAATTTTTATAAGAAAATATACCCGACCTTGAAAATAAATGAAGGAATTGACATTAGTGATGATGAAAACCTGAATGTGATTATAATTAAAGAGTCTTACTTAGTTCCGAGTTTATGGAGCTTCGGCTCAAACCATTACTATTCAGACTTTTCTTCTTACGAAATGAAAAATCATATATATTATCCTGAAAGACCAGAGCGCAAAGCTGCTTTGGCAATCCCCTTTCCAAAAGACGTGACTCACCATATAAAAGTTGAGCTGCCTAACACTTTTACTTTAGATACAGAAAAAGATACCAAAAAAATTAGTCACGAAGACTTTAGTTTTAAAAGAAGCGTTGCTATTCAAAAGAATTCTATGGATTTAAACTTTGATTATAAAGTTCATGATAAAGAAGTCGATGTAGAAAAGCTTCCTAGTTATTACGAGTCGTTACTGGAGTTGCAAAACAACCTTAACTATAGGTTGGTATTTCCTGCGAATAAATCCCAGCAAAAACAACAACGGAAAAAACGCCTTCAGAATCTTATAAAGGGATAA
- a CDS encoding fused MFS/spermidine synthase encodes MNTLVLICAFIMGFSIMTVELLGGKILSPYFGGSVYVWGSIITVFMLALSIGYLVGGKLSLKEPNTRKYGVIFIAASLTTLPLDIWHSELSDWVFMQIEDPRYGSLVTSVILFLIPTTIMGMVAPYSVRLLVANAESSGQTAGFLYFVSTLGSALGTIMTSFYLVLWFELDSILYGVTIVLAVVGLIAMLFPKPLPKAEKAELINE; translated from the coding sequence ATGAATACACTTGTCTTAATCTGCGCTTTTATTATGGGCTTCTCCATCATGACCGTGGAGCTACTTGGTGGCAAAATTCTGTCGCCCTACTTCGGCGGTAGCGTCTATGTCTGGGGCAGTATCATCACGGTATTTATGCTTGCATTGTCGATTGGCTACCTTGTAGGCGGCAAACTGTCCTTAAAAGAGCCTAACACCCGCAAATATGGTGTGATATTTATAGCAGCATCCTTAACGACCTTGCCACTAGATATTTGGCACTCAGAACTATCGGACTGGGTGTTTATGCAGATAGAAGACCCTCGTTACGGCTCTTTAGTTACCTCAGTCATCTTATTCTTAATACCAACGACTATTATGGGGATGGTCGCTCCTTATTCCGTGCGTTTGTTAGTGGCCAATGCTGAAAGTAGCGGTCAGACCGCTGGATTCCTCTACTTCGTATCCACTCTAGGTAGTGCGCTCGGTACCATTATGACCTCTTTTTATCTCGTGCTATGGTTTGAACTAGATTCGATTTTGTATGGTGTAACCATCGTCTTAGCGGTTGTTGGGTTAATTGCTATGCTATTCCCGAAACCTCTTCCCAAAGCTGAAAAAGCGGAGCTGATTAATGAATAA
- a CDS encoding spermidine synthase, with amino-acid sequence MNKLILTLLSAGLVALSIAPMDSEAKIVEEERSLYQNVYIVKEVGLTCMRFRKKSHNDLSQSCIYDEKPKDLVFDYYKLAMGATFFLDDPKDMLVIGLGGGVLVNRYKEVYPNANIVSVEIDEVVAEMAKKYFDYTDDGEQYETHVRDGRVFVKRALRKDRRFDFILLDAFNSDYIPEHMMTKEYLEEVKGLLKPGGIIMANTFSSSALFHHESETYHQVFGDLYQIHFEDEKTNRVIVVSNQALPEKKDLLQKANHYKPLLSEYGVDTLKVFDAISDEINWNTDAKILTDQYSPANLLK; translated from the coding sequence ATGAATAAACTCATATTGACTCTTTTAAGTGCGGGCTTAGTGGCCTTATCTATTGCGCCAATGGACAGCGAAGCGAAAATCGTCGAAGAAGAGCGCTCCTTGTATCAAAACGTTTATATCGTCAAAGAAGTTGGCCTCACTTGCATGCGTTTCCGCAAGAAAAGCCATAACGACCTGAGCCAATCCTGTATTTACGACGAAAAGCCGAAAGACTTGGTGTTTGATTATTACAAACTCGCCATGGGCGCTACTTTCTTCTTAGATGATCCGAAAGATATGTTAGTGATCGGTCTAGGTGGCGGCGTACTGGTCAATCGCTACAAAGAGGTTTACCCCAACGCCAACATCGTTTCGGTTGAAATCGATGAGGTTGTTGCTGAAATGGCAAAAAAATACTTTGATTACACCGATGATGGCGAACAGTACGAAACTCATGTCCGCGATGGTCGAGTCTTTGTGAAGCGAGCGCTGCGTAAAGACAGACGTTTTGACTTTATCCTGCTCGATGCTTTCAACAGCGACTATATCCCTGAGCACATGATGACTAAAGAGTACTTAGAAGAAGTTAAGGGCTTACTCAAGCCTGGCGGCATTATCATGGCCAATACTTTTAGCTCAAGCGCCCTATTCCACCACGAATCGGAAACCTATCATCAAGTATTTGGTGACTTGTACCAGATCCACTTTGAAGACGAAAAGACTAACCGCGTTATCGTGGTCAGCAATCAAGCATTGCCAGAGAAAAAAGACCTGTTACAAAAAGCAAACCATTATAAACCCTTACTCTCGGAGTACGGCGTCGATACGCTAAAAGTCTTCGATGCGATTAGCGATGAAATCAACTGGAACACTGATGCTAAGATCCTAACCGACCAGTACTCGCCAGCGAACTTATTGAAATAA
- the sodB gene encoding superoxide dismutase [Fe]: MAIELPELPYGRDALAPHISEETINYHYGKHHNAYVTNLNKMIEGTDFEGKSLEDIIRTSEGGVFNNAAQVWNHTFYWNSLSPNGGGEPSGSVADAINAAFGSFADFKEKFTASAAGNFGSGWTWLVKNASGSLEIVNTSNADTPITDAGVTPLLTVDVWEHAYYVDYRNARPEYLKNFWELVNWDFAEKNFA, translated from the coding sequence ATGGCAATTGAACTACCAGAATTACCTTATGGACGTGATGCATTAGCACCGCATATCTCGGAAGAAACCATCAATTATCACTACGGCAAGCACCACAACGCTTATGTCACTAACTTGAACAAGATGATTGAAGGTACTGACTTCGAAGGTAAGTCGCTAGAAGACATCATCCGTACTTCTGAAGGTGGTGTGTTCAACAATGCTGCACAAGTTTGGAACCACACTTTCTACTGGAACAGCTTAAGCCCTAATGGCGGTGGCGAGCCTTCAGGTTCTGTCGCTGATGCCATTAACGCTGCTTTTGGTTCATTCGCAGACTTTAAAGAAAAATTCACTGCTAGTGCTGCGGGTAACTTTGGCTCAGGTTGGACTTGGTTAGTGAAAAACGCTTCAGGTTCACTTGAAATCGTAAATACAAGCAACGCTGACACGCCAATCACTGATGCAGGCGTTACACCTCTACTTACTGTAGACGTGTGGGAGCACGCTTACTACGTAGACTACCGTAACGCTCGCCCAGAGTACTTGAAGAACTTCTGGGAATTAGTGAACTGGGACTTTGCAGAGAAAAACTTTGCATAA
- a CDS encoding trans-sulfuration enzyme family protein, with translation MSDKKFKFASRVIHAGQEPEPITGAVMPPIFTTSTYAQPSPGEHTGYEYSRSQNPTRMAYERCIADLENGKQGYAFASGMAATSTILELLDAGSHVIAMDDLYGGTFRLFDKVRKRTANLEFSFENLSDLSNLEKALKPNTKMIWVESPTNPMLKVVDMKAIADFAKKHNLIAVADNTFATPFNQTPLDFGFDIVMHSATKYLNGHSDIVGGVAVVGDNDELREQMAFLHNSAGAIQGPFDSYLALRGLKTLALRMRQHNENGQKVAEFLSNHPQIDKVYYPGLESHPQHELAKSQMKGFSGMVSVLVKGDTEEEAAKNSHEFMKKLKVFTLAESLGGIESLSNHPAIMTHAAVPYEIRQEIGILDNLVRLSVGVEDIDDILEDLDQALKK, from the coding sequence ATGTCAGACAAAAAATTTAAGTTTGCCAGCCGTGTGATCCATGCTGGTCAAGAGCCGGAGCCAATTACAGGCGCGGTCATGCCACCAATCTTTACTACCTCAACCTACGCTCAGCCATCTCCAGGTGAACACACAGGGTATGAGTATTCGCGTAGCCAGAATCCAACGCGTATGGCGTATGAGCGTTGTATCGCTGATTTAGAAAACGGTAAGCAGGGTTATGCGTTTGCTTCTGGCATGGCGGCGACCAGCACCATCCTTGAGCTACTTGATGCGGGCTCGCACGTTATCGCGATGGATGACTTATATGGCGGTACATTCCGTTTATTCGATAAAGTCCGTAAACGTACGGCGAATCTAGAGTTCAGCTTTGAAAACTTGTCTGACTTAAGCAATCTTGAGAAGGCGCTTAAACCAAACACTAAGATGATTTGGGTCGAAAGTCCGACAAACCCAATGTTGAAAGTGGTTGATATGAAAGCGATTGCTGACTTCGCTAAGAAGCACAATTTAATCGCTGTTGCGGACAACACCTTCGCCACACCGTTTAACCAAACACCTTTAGACTTTGGTTTCGATATTGTGATGCACTCAGCGACTAAATACCTAAACGGTCATTCGGACATCGTTGGTGGTGTTGCAGTCGTTGGTGATAATGACGAATTGCGTGAGCAAATGGCGTTCTTGCATAACTCAGCAGGCGCGATTCAAGGCCCATTCGACAGCTATTTAGCGCTTCGTGGCTTGAAAACACTAGCTCTACGTATGCGCCAGCATAACGAAAACGGTCAAAAAGTGGCTGAGTTCCTAAGCAACCACCCACAAATCGACAAAGTTTATTACCCAGGTTTGGAGTCTCACCCACAGCATGAATTAGCCAAAAGCCAAATGAAAGGCTTTAGCGGTATGGTGTCAGTGTTGGTAAAGGGCGATACGGAAGAAGAAGCGGCTAAGAACTCGCATGAGTTTATGAAGAAACTAAAAGTCTTTACTCTGGCAGAGAGCTTGGGTGGTATTGAAAGCTTATCGAACCACCCAGCGATCATGACCCACGCTGCTGTACCGTATGAGATCCGCCAAGAAATTGGAATTTTGGATAACTTGGTTCGTTTGTCAGTGGGCGTTGAGGATATTGATGATATTCTTGAAGATCTGGACCAAGCTCTAAAGAAATAG